One stretch of Roseimicrobium sp. ORNL1 DNA includes these proteins:
- a CDS encoding AraC family transcriptional regulator, with protein MMMSNADKMATLEHQPGIEDRAAARQHQQDFFRQMGTGQELRALMDHLDGVTFFMKDLSGRFVALGEGPRRRFDHGTEEQNLGRTDHDLYPPHIADRIREDDRMVIESDSPMLNIVELLVNPGNKAVEWYVTNKFPVHDSEGRVIGVMGTVQLYEGGRRKLLEGTRLDDVVEYIKNNPAGNYTVEDLARKAAMSERQLERRFREILGMTPKEFITQNRMKLACESLAHSAKPIVDVALECGFSEQSAFATQFRRAIGTSPLKYRQRYLMEAQGRKMDGEN; from the coding sequence ATGATGATGTCGAACGCCGACAAGATGGCCACGCTGGAGCACCAGCCGGGCATTGAGGATCGTGCGGCAGCACGGCAGCATCAGCAGGATTTCTTTCGCCAGATGGGAACGGGACAGGAGCTGCGTGCCCTGATGGACCATCTCGATGGCGTGACCTTCTTCATGAAGGACCTGAGTGGAAGATTCGTCGCGTTGGGAGAGGGGCCGAGGCGCAGGTTTGATCATGGCACGGAGGAGCAGAATCTGGGACGCACGGATCACGACTTGTATCCGCCGCACATTGCAGACCGCATTCGTGAGGATGATCGCATGGTCATCGAGTCGGATTCTCCCATGCTCAATATCGTGGAGCTCCTCGTGAATCCCGGGAACAAGGCGGTGGAGTGGTATGTGACCAACAAGTTTCCCGTGCACGACAGCGAAGGCAGGGTCATCGGCGTGATGGGTACCGTGCAGCTCTATGAGGGCGGCAGGAGGAAACTCCTGGAAGGCACGCGGCTGGATGATGTGGTGGAATACATCAAGAACAATCCCGCAGGCAACTACACAGTGGAGGACCTGGCGCGCAAGGCGGCCATGTCCGAGCGGCAACTGGAGCGCCGCTTCCGCGAGATACTCGGCATGACGCCGAAGGAGTTCATCACGCAGAACCGCATGAAGCTCGCGTGTGAGTCGCTCGCGCACTCGGCGAAGCCGATTGTGGATGTGGCGCTTGAGTGCGGCTTCAGCGAGCAGAGTGCATTTGCCACGCAATTCCGTCGTGCCATCGGCACTTCACCACTCAAATACCGCCAGCGTTATCTGATGGAAGCGCAGGGACGGAAGATGGATGGAGAAAACTAA
- the vccB gene encoding Verru_Chthon cassette protein B, whose amino-acid sequence MNTPQTSLMHRRHLVRRGFTLVETVLALAIVAGAVLSIVAMLPIGLEDLRKSYSKQAEARIIQTFIADYEMKSWGKSGAEMTLADKTLYFDSRGTVLPKAGVFDHAFTAKAVMQKDWPKLPGDPTPSRHVRRLDVKITDRVNDSKAFNDPKLYIQRTAWVANFDQTKL is encoded by the coding sequence ATGAATACCCCCCAAACATCTCTCATGCACCGCCGCCATCTTGTGCGCCGTGGGTTCACCCTGGTGGAGACGGTGCTGGCGCTGGCCATTGTGGCTGGAGCAGTGCTCTCCATCGTCGCCATGCTCCCCATTGGCCTGGAGGATCTTCGCAAGAGCTACTCCAAGCAGGCAGAGGCACGCATCATCCAGACCTTCATCGCCGACTATGAGATGAAGAGCTGGGGCAAGTCCGGTGCGGAGATGACGCTGGCGGACAAGACGCTGTACTTCGACTCGCGCGGCACGGTGCTGCCGAAGGCGGGTGTGTTTGACCATGCCTTCACTGCGAAGGCGGTCATGCAAAAGGATTGGCCGAAGCTCCCTGGCGATCCCACGCCGTCCCGTCATGTGCGGCGTCTCGATGTGAAGATTACTGACAGGGTGAATGATTCCAAGGCCTTCAATGACCCGAAACTCTACATCCAGCGCACTGCCTGGGTGGCAAACTTTGACCAGACGAAGCTGTGA
- the vccD gene encoding Verru_Chthon cassette protein D, which yields MKTPPTLSPSCVTMRRLKRSSTRAFTLIELMVVMSIMLLLMTLSVGVAHSWKAQKLTTEARLLSGQLSEVALLAQKDNFPVQVRFYLLPNEFGDTSSEAMRAVQLARLTGFDPNTRQPIYKFLSEVRFFEDDIILLNLKNYTSLCEKEPTPAGESDPEIKGEKRSYRSFHFLPNGSTDLPRTPDAVFTLVKENEMKSGNQPPPNYRSVMLQPVTGKATMY from the coding sequence ATGAAAACACCCCCCACACTTTCTCCATCCTGCGTGACGATGCGCCGTCTCAAGCGAAGCAGCACGAGAGCCTTCACCCTGATTGAACTCATGGTGGTGATGTCCATCATGCTGCTCCTCATGACCTTGAGCGTGGGGGTCGCGCATTCGTGGAAGGCGCAGAAGCTCACCACGGAGGCACGGCTGCTCTCGGGGCAACTGTCGGAAGTGGCACTGCTGGCGCAGAAGGATAACTTTCCCGTGCAGGTGAGGTTTTACCTGTTGCCGAATGAATTCGGCGATACCTCCTCCGAAGCCATGCGCGCGGTGCAGCTGGCGCGGCTCACGGGATTTGATCCCAACACGCGGCAACCCATTTACAAGTTCCTCAGCGAGGTGCGCTTCTTTGAGGATGACATCATCCTGCTGAACTTGAAGAACTATACTTCGCTCTGTGAAAAGGAACCGACCCCGGCCGGAGAGTCCGACCCGGAAATCAAGGGCGAGAAGCGCTCCTACCGTTCCTTCCACTTCCTGCCAAATGGCTCCACCGACCTGCCCCGCACGCCGGATGCCGTCTTCACCCTGGTGAAGGAGAATGAGATGAAAAGCGGGAACCAACCTCCGCCGAACTACCGCTCCGTGATGCTGCAACCGGTGACCGGAAAAGCGACGATGTATTGA
- a CDS encoding transposase, translating into MDFISGPPGFKPLDPTRAIKRTRRHLPHWTQDGATYFVTFHLGDSLPQEKLQELRTLYKQFAAQKFTSDAEQEEHRREIMRRVESWLDAGSGSCWLARTDVAAMMSNALLHFHGKRYELGSHCVMPNHAHVVFRPLEGHSLDDVLHSWKGYSADQINQMMSRKGPVWVQESFDTIVRDARHLARVVQYIGRNPAKAGILQENWHRWANPEWERIGWGFRDDPC; encoded by the coding sequence ATGGATTTCATCTCCGGCCCTCCCGGATTCAAGCCTCTTGATCCTACGCGGGCAATCAAACGCACGCGAAGACACCTCCCCCATTGGACCCAGGACGGTGCGACGTACTTTGTCACCTTTCACCTCGGCGATTCACTCCCTCAGGAGAAGCTCCAAGAATTGCGAACGCTATACAAGCAGTTCGCCGCACAAAAGTTCACCAGCGATGCTGAACAGGAGGAACATAGACGTGAGATCATGCGCCGTGTCGAGTCATGGCTGGACGCAGGCTCCGGCAGTTGCTGGCTCGCACGCACGGACGTTGCGGCCATGATGAGCAATGCGTTGCTTCACTTTCACGGCAAGCGTTATGAGCTGGGCTCACACTGCGTGATGCCCAATCACGCCCACGTCGTCTTCAGACCATTGGAGGGTCACTCACTGGATGACGTGCTTCACTCATGGAAAGGCTATTCCGCGGATCAAATTAACCAGATGATGTCACGGAAGGGTCCTGTGTGGGTGCAGGAAAGTTTTGACACGATCGTCCGCGACGCACGTCACCTCGCACGAGTCGTGCAGTATATTGGAAGGAACCCCGCGAAGGCTGGAATCCTTCAAGAAAATTGGCATCGGTGGGCGAATCCCGAATGGGAACGGATTGGTTGGGGGTTCAGGGATGATCCGTGCTGA
- the vccA gene encoding Verru_Chthon cassette protein A, with translation MRTLPPSQRGSALVIVLGMLSLLVALIIAFLAMVRTERTGAGIFAESVEVRNLSSMPVSLVISQMRKATENNAPRDGSKFFKTWASQPGMIRQYGVEPDDSGVRSKPVALYKLYSDDRMVVSRAGATASSNGLGAAEVTAAMQEDTGDLSSWDKKPGMFVDLNEPVAVPGATPTMKFPIVDPRAAIGGTSYRAVDGFEFVSGPGVKYPKAASVAGTLMPGSRDDLAARLPMPVRWMYVLKDGSMATPSTADSTKANFTAADGAAVPTAENPIVGRIAFWTDDDTAKININTAAEGSHWDVPVATSQTEKDYASKMPAQGEYSRYPGHPATTSLSTVFQAFSMDYFVDPTLKPDAMVFERLHKLSPRTPWGGSKAGTQTPGTGKEGLAPKNERLYASVDEMFFDPNRDLTNSALTGNALDLGRFFLTAHSRAPEMNLFGKPRISLWPQSGDVKDRNPKDKLLAFLSETTGAGDRQWYWMREKNWKEGDPGSSQSLQADYPGTKRNNAMFESYFRYLAGEGGYFVPGFGNKTLATKYGGSKRDQIGAEAFDLLRWGVNSYSSISNDGWPTYTYLPDRINGNKGQSSAVPLLFKNNSMIFGRGFGRWPTVTEAVIVFARVKEGAKEMVQAYILLETFVPSSGPPSMTPNIVYRITGMNNFKVGFGTETPKPMGFSGQMDNVCSTTEGAFGMLACGNTPFTGLGNQLANGDKAKVPAPGVGGDIAVYPFVTPPMEIPAGATEFQFKGGDFTIQTLPGWKLPATEVIQTIRMSLPDVKLKVPRMNATYQTVASRFLKDATRYEAKLIVDGDTVRSVEADVNAAPKGDLRLYALMSEVPKEWFTVHPEYATTSVERRQFLRTDFTASNGQFGPYSGALPTLQNWGEQSGRQSNHNTAGTLVKGFIYARGCPPAVPRGLDGAFLNVASGSGTDLRPGDWDNGVGIIADGPYVRKPDEGNSSTNGDTYLSRHFFDKETGATYSPNRQIASAVQFGSLPTGLDIKSVTTAGSVRPWQTLLFCPNPPSRSSKALEEPDAKDHPGFGAPRDHLLLDLFWMPITEPYAISEPLSTAGKINLNTQIVPFTNIERSTGVRAVLKSARVTAITPDSAGGPGTAVDTSSGGSGRPYVKTGADVYKQSDAGTTHKNELRYAVNADATMSGIRERFNKWDIYRSASEICEIFLVPKRLQGKSYGTAKEPPTEYKDMMEWWNGSLTDLTRVDAMELTGDNSREMPYNHIYPRLTTQSNTYTVHYRVQTLKKARSNAPDTWEEGKDTVLSEFRGSTTLERYLDPNDKEMGPAQIGSGTFNISWDTFYRIRIIQRNQFVP, from the coding sequence ATGAGAACCCTCCCCCCAAGTCAAAGGGGTTCTGCACTCGTCATTGTTCTGGGAATGTTGTCGCTGCTCGTCGCGCTGATCATCGCGTTCCTCGCGATGGTTCGTACGGAGAGAACAGGCGCAGGTATATTCGCAGAAAGTGTCGAGGTAAGGAACCTGTCCAGCATGCCCGTGAGTCTTGTCATCTCGCAGATGCGCAAGGCAACGGAAAATAACGCACCGCGCGACGGATCCAAGTTCTTCAAGACTTGGGCTTCGCAGCCGGGCATGATCCGGCAATACGGTGTGGAGCCTGATGACAGCGGTGTGCGCAGCAAGCCGGTGGCGCTGTACAAGCTCTATTCGGATGATCGCATGGTGGTGTCCAGGGCGGGCGCTACGGCTTCCTCCAATGGTCTTGGTGCCGCAGAAGTGACGGCTGCCATGCAGGAGGACACAGGTGATCTCAGCAGCTGGGACAAGAAGCCGGGGATGTTTGTGGACTTGAATGAACCCGTGGCTGTGCCGGGCGCCACGCCCACCATGAAGTTTCCCATCGTGGATCCGCGCGCTGCGATCGGTGGCACCAGCTACCGTGCTGTGGATGGCTTTGAGTTTGTATCTGGTCCTGGAGTGAAATATCCCAAGGCGGCCTCAGTCGCCGGCACGCTGATGCCGGGGAGTCGCGATGATCTTGCCGCACGCCTGCCGATGCCGGTGCGCTGGATGTATGTGCTGAAGGATGGATCGATGGCCACGCCCAGCACTGCGGACTCTACCAAGGCGAACTTCACGGCGGCCGATGGCGCGGCCGTGCCGACCGCGGAGAATCCCATCGTGGGCCGCATTGCTTTCTGGACGGATGACGACACGGCGAAGATCAATATCAATACGGCAGCTGAGGGATCGCATTGGGATGTACCCGTCGCCACCAGCCAGACGGAAAAGGACTATGCGTCGAAGATGCCGGCACAGGGTGAGTACAGCAGGTATCCGGGCCATCCGGCGACCACCAGTCTGAGCACGGTGTTCCAGGCATTCAGCATGGACTACTTTGTGGACCCCACGCTGAAGCCGGACGCGATGGTATTCGAGCGTCTGCATAAGCTCTCTCCGCGCACGCCGTGGGGAGGCAGCAAGGCGGGCACGCAAACCCCCGGCACGGGCAAAGAAGGACTGGCACCCAAGAACGAGCGTCTCTATGCGAGCGTGGATGAGATGTTCTTTGATCCGAACCGCGACCTGACAAACTCCGCGCTCACCGGAAATGCACTCGACCTGGGCCGCTTCTTCCTCACGGCGCACAGCCGTGCACCGGAGATGAACCTCTTCGGCAAGCCGCGCATCAGCCTCTGGCCCCAATCGGGAGACGTGAAGGATCGCAATCCCAAGGACAAGCTGCTGGCCTTCCTGAGTGAGACCACGGGTGCCGGTGACCGGCAGTGGTACTGGATGCGCGAGAAGAACTGGAAGGAAGGAGACCCCGGCTCCTCACAGAGCCTGCAGGCAGACTATCCCGGCACGAAGCGGAATAACGCCATGTTCGAATCTTATTTCAGATACCTCGCTGGTGAAGGCGGCTATTTTGTGCCGGGCTTCGGCAACAAGACGCTGGCCACGAAGTATGGCGGTTCAAAGCGCGACCAGATTGGCGCGGAGGCCTTTGACCTGCTGCGCTGGGGTGTGAACAGCTACAGTTCCATTTCCAATGATGGCTGGCCCACCTACACGTACCTGCCGGACCGCATCAATGGAAACAAGGGCCAGTCCTCCGCGGTGCCTCTGTTGTTTAAGAATAACAGTATGATCTTCGGGCGTGGCTTTGGCCGCTGGCCGACGGTGACAGAGGCGGTGATCGTATTCGCCCGTGTGAAGGAGGGGGCGAAGGAGATGGTACAGGCCTACATCCTCCTGGAGACTTTTGTGCCTTCGAGCGGACCGCCGAGCATGACTCCGAATATCGTCTACCGCATCACCGGCATGAACAACTTCAAGGTTGGCTTCGGAACGGAGACACCCAAGCCGATGGGCTTTTCAGGTCAGATGGATAACGTGTGCTCCACCACGGAGGGGGCCTTTGGCATGCTGGCCTGCGGCAATACGCCCTTCACCGGCCTGGGCAACCAACTCGCGAATGGCGACAAAGCAAAGGTGCCCGCGCCTGGCGTCGGTGGCGATATCGCGGTGTATCCATTTGTCACACCTCCTATGGAAATCCCAGCCGGAGCCACCGAGTTCCAGTTCAAGGGTGGCGACTTCACCATTCAGACGCTGCCGGGCTGGAAGCTGCCTGCCACCGAAGTGATACAGACCATCCGCATGAGCCTGCCGGATGTGAAGCTCAAGGTGCCGCGCATGAACGCCACCTACCAGACGGTGGCTTCGCGCTTCCTCAAGGACGCCACGCGCTATGAGGCCAAGCTCATTGTGGACGGTGACACGGTGCGCTCCGTGGAGGCGGATGTGAATGCCGCCCCGAAAGGCGACCTGCGCCTGTATGCGCTGATGTCGGAAGTGCCGAAGGAATGGTTCACCGTGCACCCGGAGTATGCGACCACCTCGGTGGAGAGAAGGCAGTTCCTCCGCACGGACTTCACGGCGAGCAATGGACAGTTTGGCCCGTATAGTGGTGCGCTGCCCACCCTGCAGAACTGGGGCGAGCAGAGCGGACGCCAGTCGAATCACAATACTGCGGGCACTCTGGTGAAGGGATTCATCTATGCGCGCGGTTGTCCTCCGGCAGTACCGCGCGGGCTGGATGGCGCCTTCTTGAATGTGGCCTCCGGCTCCGGCACTGACTTGCGTCCCGGTGACTGGGATAATGGCGTGGGCATCATCGCGGATGGTCCCTATGTGCGGAAGCCTGATGAAGGAAACTCCAGCACGAATGGAGACACGTACCTGAGCCGCCACTTCTTTGACAAGGAAACGGGCGCGACGTATTCGCCGAACCGCCAGATTGCCTCGGCGGTGCAGTTTGGTTCGCTGCCCACGGGCCTGGATATCAAGAGCGTGACCACTGCGGGCTCGGTGAGGCCGTGGCAGACGCTGCTCTTCTGTCCGAACCCGCCCTCGCGCAGCTCCAAGGCGCTGGAGGAACCCGATGCGAAGGATCACCCGGGCTTCGGCGCGCCGCGTGATCACCTGCTGCTGGATCTCTTCTGGATGCCCATCACGGAGCCTTATGCCATCAGCGAGCCGCTCTCCACGGCAGGCAAGATCAACCTGAATACGCAGATTGTGCCCTTCACGAATATCGAGCGCTCCACCGGTGTGCGGGCGGTGCTGAAGTCTGCGCGTGTGACCGCCATCACTCCGGACTCTGCCGGTGGCCCTGGCACGGCAGTGGATACCTCGAGCGGTGGCTCCGGCCGCCCGTATGTGAAGACGGGTGCGGACGTCTACAAGCAGAGCGATGCCGGTACCACGCACAAGAATGAGCTGCGCTATGCCGTGAATGCGGATGCGACCATGTCCGGCATACGTGAGCGCTTCAACAAATGGGACATCTATCGCAGTGCGAGCGAGATTTGTGAAATCTTCCTCGTGCCGAAGCGCCTGCAGGGCAAGAGCTACGGCACTGCGAAGGAGCCCCCCACGGAGTACAAGGACATGATGGAGTGGTGGAATGGCAGTCTCACCGACCTCACCCGTGTGGATGCCATGGAACTGACCGGGGATAACTCGCGCGAGATGCCGTACAACCATATCTATCCGCGGCTGACCACGCAGTCGAATACCTACACGGTGCATTACCGTGTACAGACACTGAAGAAGGCGCGCTCCAATGCGCCGGATACGTGGGAGGAAGGGAAGGATACCGTGCTTTCCGAGTTCCGCGGATCCACCACCCTGGAGCGCTATCTCGACCCCAACGACAAGGAGATGGGGCCAGCCCAGATCGGCAGCGGCACCTTCAACATCTCGTGGGATACGTTTTACCGCATCCGCATCATCCAGAGAAACCAGTTCGTGCCATGA
- the vccC gene encoding Verru_Chthon cassette protein C, with translation MRYRASRSSTRTTRAAVVAAPAGFTMVEMLLSVTILSVLILMLTMTVSNVQTVVTRSQSQAEEFKESRQAFELMSRRLSQATLNGYWGYVYQDPNAKDRVPLYYDRQSDLHYVSEKVSTLLPKAGGNGHAVFFQALLGDTDPTSKHGDKIADLHDLLNCWGFYVSYGSDLDRRPQVLKDAHGLALNPERKRFRLMEFRLPPDESILFSKDFDINSKKTTTELYKWFRGPFKDSSKTTESYSVPLAENVLGVVITPYVYVTTADSKGASTTDMRKKQSYEYDTRLFQWRSGTGQDIISSRNQLPAMLELTVIATDERSYEKLEQVHGVEGAANKVRGVFDGLLKLSTDFAPDPNNVQAKQYDVDKIEERLRALKLNYKIFTTTVSLRASKWITEREKT, from the coding sequence ATGCGTTATCGCGCCTCCCGCAGCAGCACCAGGACGACTCGTGCGGCGGTGGTAGCGGCACCAGCGGGCTTCACCATGGTGGAGATGCTGCTTTCGGTGACCATTCTTTCCGTCTTGATTCTCATGCTCACCATGACGGTGAGTAATGTGCAGACGGTGGTCACCCGCTCGCAGTCCCAGGCGGAGGAGTTCAAGGAATCGCGCCAGGCATTCGAGCTCATGTCCCGGCGTCTTTCGCAGGCCACGCTGAATGGCTACTGGGGCTATGTGTACCAGGACCCGAACGCGAAGGACCGTGTGCCCCTCTACTATGACCGGCAGAGTGACCTGCACTATGTCAGCGAGAAAGTCTCCACCCTGCTGCCGAAGGCGGGCGGGAACGGACATGCCGTCTTCTTCCAGGCATTGCTGGGAGACACGGACCCCACCAGCAAGCATGGTGACAAGATTGCCGACCTGCATGACCTGTTGAATTGCTGGGGCTTCTACGTGAGCTACGGCAGTGACCTGGACCGCCGGCCGCAAGTGCTGAAGGACGCGCACGGGCTGGCGCTCAATCCGGAGAGGAAGCGTTTCCGCTTGATGGAATTCCGCCTGCCGCCGGATGAGTCCATCCTGTTCTCCAAAGATTTCGACATCAATAGCAAGAAGACCACCACGGAGCTCTACAAGTGGTTCCGCGGACCTTTCAAGGACTCCAGCAAGACCACGGAGTCCTACTCGGTGCCTCTCGCGGAGAACGTGCTGGGCGTGGTGATCACCCCTTATGTCTACGTGACCACCGCGGACTCGAAGGGCGCGAGCACCACGGACATGCGCAAGAAGCAGAGCTATGAATATGACACGCGCCTCTTCCAGTGGCGCAGCGGCACGGGGCAGGACATCATCTCCAGTCGCAACCAGCTTCCGGCGATGCTGGAGCTGACGGTCATCGCCACCGATGAGCGCTCCTATGAGAAGCTGGAGCAGGTGCATGGTGTCGAGGGTGCCGCCAACAAGGTGCGCGGTGTCTTTGATGGTCTCTTGAAACTCTCCACCGACTTCGCGCCGGACCCGAACAACGTGCAGGCCAAGCAGTACGACGTGGACAAGATCGAGGAGCGACTGCGGGCGCTGAAGCTGAACTACAAAATCTTCACCACCACGGTGAGCCTGCGTGCCTCCAAGTGGATCACGGAACGGGAGAAGACCTGA
- a CDS encoding HAD-IIIC family phosphatase, translated as MDTVAQYRALKKEGRLQVALQLARRETSALEPNAVSQLGKMLQKDLCSGRQESAEIATGAAAMEPLRIFVAGQCTTTYLLPMLVAWAWADGMHVQVSDAEYDQVVQSLMALKEEHAPDVVVILPWNQRLLAHDARGAAQRIEDEVAFLQQCWAQVARLKCKMVQVSYDWMGVGALGYGLTSRHEHEGDISLIQRVNASLRAALPAGAYLVDLKHISSWHGKSRFYDERNYHWLKQPFSPEGLSAMARHIAAGIRVLTTGRKKVLVLDLDNTLWGGVVGEVGPHGVATAAGSTEGEAFLAFQKHVKRLRNSGVLLAVCSKNNDADAREPFEKNPHLALRLEDFAAFHASWDTKPKRLREIALELNLGLDSFVFFDDNPVERAHVRAELPEVLVPEVPADPSMYVRVLQETLAFEAVGITSADAARTAQYAAESSRKQALGVAASPEEYLSSLEMGAEILPISAETIDRVVDLITKTNQFNLTTRRHSRVKVEEMAATPGAVCFAVQLADKFGDYGIISVVLAVPDGDGAEAGEALRLDTWLMSCRAMGRTVEHLVMNHLAERATAAGYLRLLGEYLPTPKNTPVKALLPGFGFDSSAAGRGESWHSLSLTSAPVQSTQVRLLTTENA; from the coding sequence ATGGACACCGTGGCCCAATACCGTGCGCTGAAGAAAGAGGGACGCCTGCAGGTGGCGCTGCAGCTGGCGCGGAGGGAAACCTCGGCGCTGGAGCCGAATGCGGTCTCGCAACTGGGGAAGATGCTGCAGAAGGACCTGTGCAGCGGCAGGCAGGAGTCTGCGGAGATAGCGACCGGCGCGGCCGCGATGGAGCCGCTGCGCATCTTCGTCGCGGGGCAGTGCACCACCACGTACCTGCTGCCCATGCTCGTGGCGTGGGCGTGGGCGGACGGCATGCATGTACAGGTCTCGGATGCGGAGTATGACCAGGTGGTGCAGTCGCTCATGGCGCTGAAGGAAGAGCATGCGCCGGATGTGGTGGTGATACTCCCGTGGAATCAACGCCTGCTCGCGCATGACGCGCGCGGTGCGGCGCAACGCATCGAGGACGAGGTGGCCTTTCTCCAGCAGTGCTGGGCACAGGTGGCGCGGCTGAAATGCAAGATGGTGCAGGTGTCGTATGACTGGATGGGTGTGGGCGCGTTGGGATATGGCCTGACCTCCCGGCATGAGCACGAGGGGGATATCTCACTCATCCAGCGCGTGAATGCCTCCCTGCGCGCGGCGCTTCCCGCGGGTGCGTATCTGGTGGACTTGAAGCACATCAGTTCGTGGCATGGGAAGTCGCGCTTCTATGATGAACGAAACTACCACTGGCTGAAGCAGCCCTTCTCTCCGGAGGGACTCTCTGCCATGGCGCGACACATTGCGGCAGGCATCCGCGTGCTCACCACGGGGCGCAAGAAGGTGCTGGTGCTCGACCTCGATAACACCCTGTGGGGTGGCGTGGTGGGCGAAGTGGGGCCACACGGCGTGGCGACAGCCGCCGGGTCCACCGAAGGAGAGGCGTTCCTTGCGTTTCAAAAGCATGTGAAGCGGCTGCGGAATTCCGGCGTGCTGCTCGCGGTGTGCTCGAAGAACAATGACGCGGATGCACGTGAGCCCTTCGAGAAAAATCCACACCTCGCACTGCGACTGGAGGACTTCGCCGCCTTCCACGCCTCCTGGGATACGAAGCCCAAGCGCCTGCGTGAGATCGCGCTGGAGCTGAACCTGGGGCTCGATAGCTTTGTCTTCTTCGATGACAACCCGGTGGAGCGCGCGCATGTGCGTGCGGAGCTGCCGGAGGTGTTGGTGCCGGAGGTGCCGGCGGATCCTTCGATGTATGTGCGGGTGCTGCAGGAGACGCTCGCGTTTGAGGCGGTGGGCATCACCAGTGCGGATGCGGCACGCACGGCGCAGTATGCGGCGGAGAGCTCGCGGAAGCAGGCACTGGGCGTGGCGGCCTCACCGGAGGAGTATCTCAGCTCGCTGGAGATGGGCGCGGAGATCTTGCCCATCAGCGCGGAGACGATTGATCGCGTGGTGGATCTCATCACGAAGACGAACCAGTTCAACCTCACCACGCGCCGGCACTCCCGCGTGAAGGTGGAGGAGATGGCGGCCACGCCGGGCGCGGTGTGTTTCGCCGTGCAGCTCGCGGACAAGTTCGGCGACTACGGCATCATCTCCGTGGTACTCGCGGTGCCGGATGGTGATGGCGCTGAGGCGGGTGAGGCGCTGCGCCTCGATACCTGGCTCATGAGCTGCCGCGCCATGGGCCGCACGGTGGAGCATCTGGTGATGAATCACCTCGCCGAGCGCGCGACTGCCGCTGGGTACCTGCGCCTGCTGGGCGAGTACCTGCCCACGCCGAAGAACACGCCCGTGAAGGCGCTGCTGCCGGGCTTCGGCTTCGACTCATCTGCGGCTGGTCGTGGAGAAAGCTGGCACTCTTTGAGCTTGACTAGTGCCCCGGTCCAGAGCACGCAAGTGCGTCTCCTGACCACGGAGAACGCCTGA